In a single window of the Thermoproteales archaeon genome:
- a CDS encoding ABC transporter ATP-binding protein, with protein sequence MAYGNNEDPIIKLENLTYFYPNTETPAIENVNLTIYKGEFIVIAGPSGGGKSTLCRVLNGIIPHFYGGELKGKAFVNGVDVKNSTISELSRYVGLVFQNPVNQIVNLTVEEEIAFGLENIMFQPEVIEERISWVLEVLNIEHLRNRPTYALSGGELQKVALASILALKPEILVLDETTANMDPYSAREFLELLKKIWNETGATVILVEHRLSEALQHANRLILFNRTVAADGIPREILKSDLLEDMGIEVPPVARLSKKIGVDNLPLNVGEAVEVLKEWLIMK encoded by the coding sequence ATGGCATATGGAAACAACGAGGATCCTATAATAAAGCTCGAAAACCTAACTTATTTTTATCCTAACACTGAAACTCCTGCCATAGAAAACGTAAACTTGACAATTTATAAAGGAGAGTTTATAGTTATAGCTGGACCATCTGGTGGTGGAAAGTCTACTCTATGTAGAGTGTTAAACGGTATTATACCGCATTTCTACGGCGGAGAACTTAAAGGTAAAGCCTTTGTGAACGGAGTAGATGTTAAAAATTCAACTATTAGCGAGCTGTCAAGATACGTAGGTTTGGTTTTTCAGAATCCTGTAAATCAAATTGTAAACTTAACTGTCGAAGAGGAAATAGCTTTCGGTCTAGAAAACATTATGTTCCAGCCGGAGGTTATAGAAGAGAGGATATCTTGGGTTTTAGAAGTCTTGAATATAGAGCATTTAAGAAATAGGCCGACGTACGCGCTGTCAGGCGGGGAGCTCCAGAAAGTAGCTTTAGCCAGTATCCTAGCTTTAAAACCTGAAATACTAGTCCTAGACGAAACAACAGCAAACATGGATCCGTATAGCGCTAGGGAATTCTTGGAGTTGCTGAAAAAGATTTGGAATGAAACAGGCGCAACGGTAATACTAGTAGAGCATAGACTTTCAGAAGCACTTCAACACGCAAATCGTTTAATACTTTTTAATAGGACAGTCGCAGCCGATGGAATACCTCGCGAAATTTTGAAAAGCGATCTTTTAGAGGATATGGGGATAGAAGTTCCTCCCGTGGCTCGGCTTTCTAAGAAAATTGGCGTAGACAATCTGCCATTAAACGTTGGAGAGGCAGTAGAGGTGCTGAAAGAATGGCTAATCATGAAATAA
- a CDS encoding ATP-binding cassette domain-containing protein: MANHEIIKVKNLWYTYLNGYTALKGINIEINSKEFIAVVGANGSGKTTLIKHFNGLLKPTKGRVTVYGMDTRTTSVAELSRYVGVVFQNPLNQFFEETVEDEVAFALKNFKGNVDSEEIARILRELGIEHLRRKSPFEASLGEQKRITLASVLVYEPDFVVLDEPTVGLDYKSKMRLLKILTELYGRGKIILVVSHDIEFLAKAPLTRIIILNNGNLVFDGSPREAFYNLPLLYSSRLVPPQIPDLIIRLNLEKYFKPLNDEEAYEIVKSLVKEALVDVRKRY; the protein is encoded by the coding sequence ATGGCTAATCATGAAATAATTAAAGTAAAAAATCTATGGTATACATACCTCAACGGTTATACTGCTCTAAAAGGAATAAATATAGAAATAAACAGTAAGGAGTTCATAGCTGTTGTGGGAGCCAACGGCTCTGGAAAAACAACCCTAATAAAACACTTTAATGGTTTATTAAAGCCAACCAAGGGTAGGGTAACAGTTTATGGTATGGATACACGAACGACAAGCGTAGCCGAGCTCTCACGTTATGTCGGAGTTGTTTTTCAAAATCCTTTAAACCAGTTTTTTGAAGAAACTGTTGAAGATGAGGTCGCCTTTGCTCTTAAAAATTTTAAGGGGAACGTAGATTCAGAGGAAATAGCGAGGATTCTCCGAGAGCTTGGAATTGAGCATCTCCGTCGCAAATCTCCTTTCGAAGCATCGTTGGGTGAGCAGAAGAGGATAACGCTTGCATCAGTGCTCGTTTACGAGCCTGATTTCGTAGTATTGGACGAGCCTACCGTAGGTTTAGATTATAAATCTAAGATGAGGCTTTTGAAGATACTCACAGAACTATATGGTAGAGGAAAAATCATACTGGTGGTATCACACGATATTGAGTTTCTAGCTAAAGCACCTTTAACCCGTATAATTATATTAAACAATGGAAATTTAGTTTTTGATGGTTCTCCCAGAGAAGCTTTCTATAATCTACCCTTACTTTACTCTTCTCGTCTCGTTCCTCCTCAAATACCTGATCTTATAATCAGACTAAACCTGGAGAAGTACTTCAAGCCGCTAAACGATGAAGAGGCATATGAAATTGTAAAATCATTAGTTAAGGAGGCACTGGTTGATGTTCGCAAACGATATTAG
- a CDS encoding energy-coupling factor transporter transmembrane protein EcfT translates to MFANDISYAFLYDRKDTFLYKLDPRIKLFYVVITTLAVFFARDPIVAATILLLQVIVASLGGLLRKIASLVKGLIPFLLIIMVFNTILVYLTSFTIDFDALTYTFFMMIVRVFTALVAFTILMSTTSPQEIMQALVKMKISYVYAYPLVITFRFIPIIFTEMKNIYDAQRSRGLELEKGNIIEKSRKLIPIIIPSIVCALFRAKDLAEAMESRSFGALPKRTFYKQLRIKKLDILFLASTSLAEIACFILTSLPFLGF, encoded by the coding sequence ATGTTCGCAAACGATATTAGCTACGCGTTTTTATACGATAGAAAAGATACGTTCCTATACAAGTTAGATCCTAGAATAAAGCTTTTCTACGTTGTGATAACGACGCTAGCTGTGTTTTTTGCAAGAGACCCCATAGTTGCGGCTACGATACTTTTACTCCAGGTCATCGTAGCCTCTCTAGGAGGATTATTGAGAAAGATTGCTTCGCTAGTTAAAGGTTTAATACCTTTCCTATTGATTATAATGGTCTTTAACACCATCCTAGTTTATTTAACCTCTTTCACGATTGATTTTGACGCTTTAACATATACTTTTTTCATGATGATAGTTAGAGTTTTCACGGCATTAGTAGCGTTCACCATCTTAATGTCTACCACTAGTCCGCAAGAAATTATGCAGGCGCTGGTTAAAATGAAAATAAGCTATGTTTACGCCTATCCGCTCGTCATAACGTTTCGTTTTATACCGATAATTTTCACGGAGATGAAAAACATCTATGACGCGCAAAGATCTAGAGGATTAGAGCTAGAAAAGGGAAATATAATAGAGAAATCTAGAAAGCTCATTCCCATAATAATCCCATCGATTGTATGCGCATTGTTTAGGGCAAAAGATCTGGCTGAGGCTATGGAGTCGAGAAGTTTCGGAGCGTTGCCGAAAAGAACTTTCTATAAACAATTAAGAATTAAAAAACTTGATATACTATTCCTAGCCTCGACATCTCTAGCCGAGATAGCCTGTTTCATTTTAACTTCTTTACCTTTTCTTGGATTTTAA
- a CDS encoding carbohydrate kinase family protein gives MGKLWSYILPLPIESMDQLKVLLSVFSSEISIEILKNIKLEGKTYQKELLKKLPYSSKTIILKLKQLVSSGVLEEGVEQKKTKGKTVWVKWYTPTFMGKWIITLLTPFDQIDPKEMDKISKELFKIYSASLAELCLLLGLSLEEYLEILSSEFLEKAQVPLYKKYENPDVVVFDLLNLGIKIHVKDLKSADKIKELSFKYGGSAVDFSTYLSRLGAKVIFVGKFCKDEASRKVLDALIREHVGFVSVATEGKRLPCIILFSDDRGNQKILREEEGINFSLQSPAEIDWSIIDKCKIVYIGEVYKEVAEMVSSYAKTRNKIIVYRPYLLYLEYDIRDLREVLHNVDVFIIDERISQKLEVNDNTLKNLCAGNCVKIEANAVKVYSKNSIAKIPFRKPKRNYIKKFADLLTAYLVKGLLDGKKVVEAVKYGVKILEKNSKKIR, from the coding sequence ATGGGCAAACTCTGGAGCTACATACTACCTTTACCTATTGAATCGATGGATCAGTTAAAGGTTTTACTCTCGGTTTTCAGCTCTGAAATTTCAATAGAAATTCTCAAAAATATAAAGTTAGAAGGTAAAACTTACCAGAAGGAGTTGCTTAAAAAACTTCCCTATTCTAGCAAAACTATAATTTTAAAATTGAAACAGCTAGTTTCTTCAGGAGTTTTGGAGGAAGGTGTTGAACAGAAAAAAACGAAGGGAAAAACGGTTTGGGTTAAGTGGTATACTCCAACTTTTATGGGAAAGTGGATCATAACTCTATTAACGCCGTTCGACCAGATAGATCCTAAAGAAATGGATAAAATTTCAAAGGAGCTTTTTAAAATCTATTCAGCTAGTCTGGCAGAGCTCTGTCTGTTACTAGGTTTAAGCCTAGAAGAATACCTGGAAATTCTTAGCAGTGAATTTCTGGAAAAAGCGCAAGTTCCCTTGTATAAAAAATACGAAAACCCTGACGTAGTAGTTTTTGATCTTTTAAATCTAGGCATAAAAATTCACGTAAAAGACTTAAAGTCGGCTGATAAAATTAAGGAGTTATCTTTTAAATATGGAGGATCTGCTGTCGACTTTTCTACATATCTTAGCCGCTTAGGAGCTAAGGTTATTTTTGTCGGCAAGTTTTGCAAAGATGAAGCTTCGAGAAAAGTTTTGGACGCTTTAATAAGAGAGCACGTGGGTTTTGTCAGCGTAGCCACTGAGGGAAAAAGGTTGCCATGTATAATACTTTTTTCTGATGATAGGGGGAATCAAAAAATATTAAGAGAGGAAGAAGGAATAAACTTTTCTTTACAGTCACCGGCGGAGATCGACTGGAGTATTATCGATAAATGCAAAATTGTGTATATTGGCGAAGTATATAAGGAAGTGGCGGAAATGGTGTCTTCATACGCTAAAACGAGAAATAAAATTATAGTCTATAGACCCTATCTCCTATACCTAGAATATGATATTCGTGATCTGCGTGAAGTATTGCATAATGTTGACGTTTTCATAATTGATGAAAGAATTAGCCAGAAACTTGAAGTAAACGATAATACACTAAAAAATTTGTGTGCGGGAAACTGCGTGAAAATAGAAGCTAACGCTGTAAAAGTTTACTCAAAGAATTCAATAGCTAAGATTCCATTTAGAAAACCAAAAAGGAACTATATTAAAAAGTTTGCTGACTTGCTAACAGCATATTTAGTTAAAGGTCTATTAGATGGAAAAAAGGTTGTAGAAGCGGTTAAGTACGGAGTAAAAATCTTAGAAAAAAATAGTAAAAAAATTAGATGA